From the genome of Pungitius pungitius chromosome 20, fPunPun2.1, whole genome shotgun sequence:
tgccgcTCCTGTCGggtaagagaaaagaaaactgagACTAAATTGCAATAGAAGATTATGTCTTGATTGAGTCTTGATTTCAGCTGTGACATTCAGagggtagggtcagaatttggcgtaaacaacATGTTccggctggtggtggtggtgtcatggtgtggggaatattttcaatatttttggGCCCTTTAGTGCCAATTGAGCATCTTTAAATGCTGCAGTCAACCTGGTATTTAGTAGTATTGTTGCTGACTGCGGAGATTCAAAGGGACATTCTCATCATagacaaatctgcagcaactgcGTGATGctatcatgtcaatatggaccaaaatcTCTTGAGGAATGTTTCCAACACCTTGTTGTATGTATGACGCAGATAAATAAGGCATTAAGGCTTTAATTCCAGTTCCAATGCAAACTATTGTACTGTGGTTTTTGGATCACAATATACCGGCTTGTAAAGGttttgagaaggaaaaaaaagaagaaaaaaaggactgaATAAATGCAACAGGGTGTGTGTggcggtggtgggagggggggtttaaggagggggaggagtaaGGTGCATTTAAgcgctcctccacctctccggTCGGTTCTCCATGCGCGCTCCACATCACACGCACCTTCCCCCCCCGAGCTGCGCACCGGCCAATGCTTCACGGCAGCTCCtcgctgtgtgtctgtcccgTGCGTGGGAAGCGCAACACAATCCAGGGCTTCACTTGAGTGCGTCCAAAGGAGCGACAACGAGGGTTGGAACAACCCCTCCCCGGTTTCACTTTGAGTCCGTTACACCTTCCCGTCGGACCGGAGAGACTCACGTTTCGTTACGGAGGTACGTGTTCTTCTcacaaatatttatttctcACTGTAGTGATATTTGATGTAATTTAGAGGAATACATCAGGACATTTTATATTCCAAAActgattaaaaatgtttgtattgttgTTGAGCACCGACATATGGATTGACATGTAACTCTATGGGTTTGTTTGTAGTTTTCTACGGATAGATGTTAACAATGATTTCAGCACCGCGGAGAGCTCATCAACTCATTCTGCTTCACTACGACGATAAGAAGCGAACATCCACCCTAAAACTCAATTTAAACTCCGCCTTGGCGGTAGTTTTGGACGCTAGTGTCGATCCAACAGGCAGCTGTTGGTTGTTTTGAGGATGCAGGGctttctaaataaatatatttgcgTTATTTCACTTTTAACTGCAATAGAGAATCCTCAATTCATCTCCATGCTGGGCAACTCCAGTTGACACATGTAAAAGTGATCAGATACTATAGAAATGTTTCCTTGTAACCTCCATGATACGACAGATAGTTTAGTTTGAGCCTAAAACTGCTTCATTTACATCTAAATTCAAAGCATTCTTGGTGATGGAAAATGATCGTCATTAACAATCCCGTCTGCTTTCCCTCCTGCTGCTCACAGGACAGAAAGACGACGACCTTGGAGATGACGAACCAGTCGCTGGTGGTGAACGACTCCTTACTGACTCCCTCGGCCGGAGGATCTCTCCCGTGGATGGAGACGGGTTCCCCGGAGCACAACGGCAGTCTGGACTTCTCCACCGACCCGTTGGACTTCCCCATCAACCCGTGGGACATTATGCTGTGCATGTCGGGCACGGTCATCGCCTGCGAAAACGCCATAGTGGTGGCCATCATCTTCTACACGCCGACGCTAAGGACTCCCATGTTCGTGCTGATCGGGAGCCTGGCCACGGCGGACCTGCTGGCCGGCATGGGACTAATCCTCAACTTCGTGTTCCGCTACGTCGTCTCCTCCGAGACGATCAGCCTCGTCACCGTGGGCTTCCTGGTGGCCTCCTTCACTGCGTCCATCAGCAGCCTTTTGGCCATAACAGTGGACCGCTACTTCTCCCTCTACAACGCCCTGACATACTTCTCGGAGAAGACGCTGCAGTACGTGCACCTGATGTTACTGGGGACCTGGGGGGTGTCCCTGTTTCTGGGCTTGCTGCCGGTGCTCGGCTGGAACTGCCTGGACGACGCGGCCTCCTGCAGCATCGTCCGCCCTTTGACCCGGAGCAACGTCACGCTGCTGGCCGTCTCCTTCTTCGTCATCTTCGTGCTCATGCTGACCCTCTACTTCAAGATCTGCAAGATCGTGTGCCGCCACGCCCACCAAATCGCCCTGCAGCAGCACTTTTTTGCCACGTCGCATTACGTCGCCACCAAGAAGGGCGTCTCCACGCTGGCCATCATCCTGGGGACGTTTGGTGCCAGCTGGCTGCCCTTCGCCATCTACTGCCTGGTGGGCGAGAGGGAGTATCCGTCAGTGTACACCTATGCCACGCTGCTGCCAGCCACCTACAACTCCATGATTAACCCCATCATCTACGCCTATAGAAACGCAGAGATCCAGCGCTCCCTGTACGTGCTTCTCTGCGGCTGCTTTCAGGCCAACAAGGCCTACCGATCCAGATCACCAAGCGAGGTCTGAATAGGGGCCGGGGCCTCTTTTTGTTTGAGcgtacgtatgtgtgtgtgtgtgtgtgtttgtgtggaggaaaaagatggcgggaaaaaaacacaaatcctgCTGTGACCGATGACAATTGGCGTACAGTCGACAGTGAACGCCGTGCAAACACAAAGAGGATCCGGAGATACAAATGTGTGTCTCGCGCTCCTTTAAATGCACTTTACTACGTCTCAACACGAGTTGGGATGAGATTTTATTGTAATGCTGTGAACAAGACGTCTGTGGAAATAGACAAAACAAACCCGCGAATGTACTTAAATGAGCATTGGAATGGAAAATCTTGCACTTTagtctgtgttttttaaaatgccaAAGCAGTATTGTAAAGCCCTTATTGTGTTTAAACGTTTCAACTTGTGAGTACTGTGTGcactttttctattttgtatGGTATTGTCTTTTGATGTGCATTTTTCTACAATAGGAATAAAAGATCCAATCCAATAGTGGCTCCATTATGTGTCATTACTGCAGCAAAGACTCACTGCAActcaatatttaattttttttcttcactttgtttCGGCTTCTTCCTCTGGAGCTCAGCCAGGTCTGTTTGAAGAGTGAAGAGAGTAATGGCACCTCGAAGAAGCAACAACAATGTCCCGCAGAGATGATGCGTCAAAGCAGCGTGTCAAAGCATGTCGTCACGTGCGCTCAGCAGCTTCGAGAGCCTCCTCGCCAAGACGGGCAGCTGCATTGTAGCTCCTCTGTTGCCTCGTCTCTCATCAACATTTATCACAGTTATGACTCGGGAGCGAAGTCAGCCAGAGACACGTGCGTGAGCGTGTGACACAGCGGGAAGAGCAGTGACGATAAGTCTGACAGCGTCATAGAGACGGAACGAACACTGCAGCCTAAGCATTCAAACCAGTAGCTGTTAAGGACAACACAGTCCCACTGGGACTTCCAATGGTTTTTAATATAGCACAACTTTAGATGTCCAATGAGGGATAGTGTAGTGAGAGAATGCTTTTCTTCTATGCAATAAATGATCATTGCCTGACACCTCTTCCCCAGAAAAAAACTCCTTGATCAAAGTGAATTTTCTACTGGTTTCTCCAACTGGGGCAGAATTATGAGACGAGCACTTTGCCATAATCAGTCAAATTTTTAGGTTGGTGACAATGGAGCGTAAAGATCTGTCATTTTTCGCAGTCTCAAATGATCAAGGTGCCTCTACTTTTTCAAATCGTTTGTAACAGACCCTTACAGTAagacaggtgaaactcgaaaaattagaatatcgtgcaaaagctcattacttccagtaattcaacttaaggtgaaactaatatattatatagactcattacatgcaaagtgagatattttaagcctttatttgatatgagtagtagtttcaccttttaagttgaattactggaagtaatgagcttttgcacgatattctaattgtTCACCTGTATAGGGGCCATGTCAGcatctgtttcttcttcacataaccttttttttctttttacaatggtattaaacatttttttagagctttttttcttctgttcagcAGCTCGTTGCCACTCACGTCTCACCAAAGACTTCTCACTCAACAGTAAAATAGTGTCTCACTGCATTTGCTCCTCACGTGGACTCTGAACTGTAATAATCGCCTGTTTAGAGAGCTGTGAAGCCCTGAGTCAGTACGAAGCGGATCACAAAGCGGGTGAAAGGTGAAGGATGCTGCAGGCCACTAATGGACCGCACACTGAGGCCCGGCTGCTCTTAGAGCAAGAGATGTTTGttcacctcctttttttctctacctCAACAGCTGTTGCTTTTGGTCACTCTCCAAATAAGAAAACCACCTGtttgctctacagatgtgcaaTTGGTGGAACGACATGATctaaaaatatctgaaaatcATACCTAATATATTCAAGAGCTTATTGTATGAATATATAAACCGTCATGTGGTAGGTCCCAATGTCAATGGCCATTTGATTTAATCGAGCACAAAGACTTTCAAACTTGGTAGTAAAGACACAACTCCTGccttttttactcttttacaCCTGTATTTATGTTCTTATATCCATCTAGAGCCTGACTTCAGTAACATGATGTATGTGACTGATGTCCAAACATATGCAAGCATATGCTTATCTCATAAAGAAAACGCCATGGAGTACATTTAGCATCTGTTTTCAGCAGCAAAGTGGAGTTTATTTTTGCACAGGTTTTTATCAACAACACTAAAATTCATCTTCCCTTTGATATTACATCCATTAGACTAAACAAGGGCTCACTGGTAGCAGTATTTGAATTATGTAATGCTTGATCAGTGCAGACCTGAGCAGCTCTGCAGGCAATTACCAAAGTACACAGTCTGACGATTCCCCCATTAATTACAGCGGTGGAGCAAATGCTCTCCATAGGAACATTACTATCGCTCATTTAGCCATGAGCTCCATGGGAAACGCTTctgatttaatgatttaatgattaatgcGTTTTCACCCAACTAACATTTTTTCGCTTCTGGGTAGTCATTTTCATACAGGAATGTTTGGGCTACAACAGAGATTGTTGGAGAAAATGCAGACAAAGACAAGCGCACATTAGCTACGTAAAAACTGCTTTGCAATAATCACCGGCCTTCGCCACGGCCTAACAAACAcctgtgtgcacgtgtttgtgtgcgcatgcgtttgtgtgcgcgtgcgcctGCACGGCTCTTGTGTTGGCTCAGGATGGGAATGTTTGGTTCTGAGCTACTCGCCAGCACTCCAATCAGGATTTGTCATGGGTAATTTACCAGATTCTGGGTAGGTGCACATAGCATGTGCGGCCTGCTAGCCGCGTTGTGTACTGTTTACGCTGCCCGCATGATGTGCGatggtgtgcgtgtgggtgtgagagtgagagattgaatccctaaAGCTGACCAAGTGAGCATTAGTTCGTCGCTCTTGGTTTTCTCAGAAAAAAGACCCCAGTGTTGGTGGGTGGGGACCGTATTTTAAGGTGCAATGAGTTTATTATCAGGAAGCACGCttccaaaatgttttctgtCCTTATGTTCGTGTCTCTACTGATTTGAAGATACTATGTATCCTCTCTTAAAAGAAGGACAGtcgttaaatgttaaatgtaaaccAATACATTCAATGTTTGAccctaaaaaaaatcatgagTCATCTTGTTCTAATCATTGATGGATTTACCTTACAAATACATTCCTAATTGAAGTACGTCCCagtttctcttttgtttacattcTATCTTTAAGAGCTTTGTATTGAATGTACTTTGCCAGGTGAATGGACAGGAGTCACTGTCTGCGTGTTGCTTCCTTCTGAGTGGTCcttgtctctcacactgtaaaCGATAAAAGTGAAAGGGAATGGAAGTCTTGATATGTTTCATGGCTtaaagaagggagggagggctttGATTCCACCTTGTTATAAAAACTGTTAATGCCTCAATTACGGAGAACGTCCCAGTGGGTTCAAGCCAATCAAACACATTCTGGCTTCATTTGGATCATTAAAACTCAATATCCGTAACCAGGTCGAAGTGACAAAAAtcattaattattataattaaagctgcgagcagcattGATCGGGCTCTGGCACATGCACGTTGAGGGCTCTTGTCGTGTGGCTCACGTGGCCTGGAAGGAGGGAAGGTTGAGTCCCTGAGGAGATGATCAGACTTACGTAATGAGCGCTGCCCTGAGCGCTGACACTGCGCCTTCCCCCTGCAGCACAGGAGGCCCAACGCCCCTCCGCTTCCAAGACAAAATCATTTAAGGTGACATCTGGCATTTTGGTGCCCAGACAGATCCATAACAAAGGAATTGTTGTGTAAGTCCTGTCCTGTCTTGATTTGAGGCAACTTAACGCATTGTGTCGTGAAAATCCAAACTGCACAAAAGGTCAGCGTCTGACCTGCATGTTCAAGCAATGGAGCAGAGggaacttttacttttttttatagtaGCCGGTTTAACATTATTCTTTTTAAGAGTAAATACTTAAAAAGGTATTCGAAAGTCAAATCTAGAATATAACAACATAATTTAATAACTGTTACTTATCAAAGTAGTCAGACTCATGTCTTGTACTTATTAacttaaaaagacatttaaaatgtgccGTAGTATCAACCATGAAGTGAAAGGGAATATTCTATTGATTGAGTGTTGCGTAATGGGCTTGTTTGGATGTGTTTGATTCGGGGATGAGGGATTGAGGGAGCGTAGGCGTGCTGCGGTCTGTGTTGGTCATAATACACAGTGTAGGAGGGAGGCCCAACACATTATGGCCTGTCCTGTCATACGTTTGACTGAATTCACAGAGCAACCAGACAGCTCCCCTTTGCATCAAATGAAAGgattttaaatggattttttttctggaatgaatGTATTATTCCGTGGTTGAAAATAGTTCCCAAGAGATGCACCATTATCTCCTGTTTGAGTCCCTTTTATTTCAACCTACAGCACCCAGCTGTTTAAGAAACCATTTAATTATGTATTTACTATGTTGTTTTACGTTGACATTAAGAAAAATGATGGAACCGTTTCAACTTTACCTCAAATTGGGAAACGTAACAGATCATATTGTTCAGTTTAAA
Proteins encoded in this window:
- the LOC119194932 gene encoding G-protein coupled receptor 6 — its product is MTNQSLVVNDSLLTPSAGGSLPWMETGSPEHNGSLDFSTDPLDFPINPWDIMLCMSGTVIACENAIVVAIIFYTPTLRTPMFVLIGSLATADLLAGMGLILNFVFRYVVSSETISLVTVGFLVASFTASISSLLAITVDRYFSLYNALTYFSEKTLQYVHLMLLGTWGVSLFLGLLPVLGWNCLDDAASCSIVRPLTRSNVTLLAVSFFVIFVLMLTLYFKICKIVCRHAHQIALQQHFFATSHYVATKKGVSTLAIILGTFGASWLPFAIYCLVGEREYPSVYTYATLLPATYNSMINPIIYAYRNAEIQRSLYVLLCGCFQANKAYRSRSPSEV